The Musa acuminata AAA Group cultivar baxijiao chromosome BXJ2-5, Cavendish_Baxijiao_AAA, whole genome shotgun sequence genomic interval AAGATACTTGGCTTGTTCAGCCTCCTCCCAAGCTGCCGCACGGGCTTCAATAACACTTCTCATGGACTGATTCTGTGGTATAGTCTTGAGAGAAATAGATGCATCAGTTTCCTCCTCTTTGCTAGCACATGCTGCAATGTTTTCATTATCCAATTGCTGGCCAAGAATCATTATTTCTCTGCAAGCTTTTTTTAATATTTCCTCTTCTGACTGTGTTTTGTTTAGATCATCACAGCAAGCAGCTGGTGCAGTTTGGAGTTGGCCAGTTGATGCTGGAACTGTTCTTCCTGAAGTTGATGGTCGAGAAGAAGTTGGGGGTGAAGTTTCTCTTGCAGGACTTCCTGTCTGCAATGGCTCCTGGCTTGGAATAGGAAACATTTCTGTACCCATATCCCTCATGGACGCAGACCTAATTGGTAATGTAGGAGTGATAAATGCTGCAACTTTCTTGACAGACACCAATGGATCATGCTGACTAAGACTGACTGCAGAAAGTTGATTATAAAAGAATCCCTCAGAAGTCAAATAGAGAATGAAAGCTATTTATATTAATGCAAACTGCAAAATTATTATTGCATATCAGTTAAATATACATCTGGACCTAGTGTACCATAAAGTAACATGAAAGGATTTCCATCAACTTGGTAAAGCTCTATCCAAAGCAATGCGCTGTCCTTTGAAGTTCTAGTTTCTCACTAATTTGAAGACAGAAAGATCATTACCTCATTTTCAACATGCTTGCAAGAGTAATTATCAAGGTATGTGATGTGTTCTTGAGTTCCTGAGGCATCTATAGTTGGCACTAATTCATAGGATTCATACATGATTTAAATATAGCAAGCATCACAAGAACTTAAGGGTAGATATAATTTTACCAACTTGAGTTCTGAAACATCTATAGTGAATTTCTGAAGTCTTTTCAGAAAAACAAATTAATTTATAGAGGTTTAATTATACATTTGTCGCACTTGTTCCAAAGAAAGAGAATCATCATCTCCTAAAGAAATTATTTCAATTAGACTAATCTATGCAATCGTCAGAATTATTTCAAAGCAACTTGCAAACCAGCTGAAGGAGGTCACTGATTGCCTTGTGGATAAGACACAACATTGAACTATTCATTAGATTTCAACCTCCTCATATGAGAAGAAGAACAAATTGCAGGCAGATTTAAGAAAGCATTACCATCAAACACAATGAAGAAAGAGAGCATCATAAGAGGTTTCTTACCAGCTATCTCAGTAGCTGGATTCTCCATGGTTGTGGCAGGTTTCATCCCTGAATCCACCATAGCATAAGGCTCTGCCGCCCAATTCCCACCCTTAACTCCACCAATTTCCTTCTTAGCTTGCCTCCCAACTTCCAAGATAACCTTCGCCGTCGTCCCACGACCGCCTCCGTTGCCGGCCAACCTGCTCTTCTTCATTGTCCCACCACCAGCCTTGCTCCCGACTCTGTTCGACGCCGGACCTGTGATCCACTTCTGCGCATCATCCCACTTCGACGGTGCCGGCCTCGAGAGAGGAACCACCATTGCCGACGCCAGCCGGTGCGGCGGCGCTCGTTCCGACTTCTGGAGTTCGAGGCTCTCCCTACAGGAACCATCCTTGTCTTGAGCCCCAAACTTTGGCACCTCCACTGCGTACTCTTCCTCCGTGGAGATAGAGCTCTCGACATTCTTGCAGCTCTCGGCCATGCCGGCGCCTGCGAAATTCGTTCTTCCACTTCAATCTTTACACGAAAGATCCAATATTTTTTATCCCAACAGCAAGGATAGATTTTTACGTCTGTTGTCGTCATCCGAGGGCTCGAAGTCGAGCCctttctcctccttcctcctctctgCTCCAAGAAGCATCGCCCTCGGCATCCCAGGGCAGAATCCACTGCCCTTCTAGAAAAGATCAGCCCAATTTTCGATCAAGATCTTACCGAACTCCATCAACGACCGAGTCATAAACAACAATGCACGATGATCGAACAGGGCAAAGCGAAGGCGGAAAGCGATGAAGAGATGGAGCAAGAACGAAGGGACGAGGGTCAAAACAGCAGCTTCGGGAGTCTCAGAGATCAATCATTGAACAAAAGAACTACCTATCTATCTATGTATACCTGCGAAGGAAAGGGCTCGCGAAAGCCTTCGTACTCCACTGGGAGAAGAAATGAGGGAGGTTGTGCTGCTtgcggcggtggcggtggtggccGTCAACGTAAATGCTACTCGACGTCGGTGTCTGCTATTGAGACTGAATCGGGGGATTGTTCTCCTTACGAGGAAGTAACTAATGAGCGAGGTTGTGCTGCTTGCGACGGTGACGGTGGTGGCCTTCAACCTAAATGCTACTCGACGTCGTCGTCTGCTATTGAGACTGAATCGAGGGATTGTTCTCCTTACGAGGAAGTTAATGATGATGACGGAAGTGTCAGTTGATGCATGTTGCTGGTCCTGCGACTTGGAATGTGTGCatatcatatacaaaagtttactaCATAGcgtttacaatatatatatatacatatatgtatatatacatatacatatgtatatgtatgtatacatatgcatacatatatatatgtatatatatgtatacatacatatatgtatgtatgtatatatagatattatatatatatatatatatgtatatatatatagatattatatatatgtatatatatatgtatatatgcatgtatacatatatatacatacatacatatatatatacatatatcaatatatatatatatacatatatatgtatatttgtatttatatatatacatacatatatgtatatatatatacatacatatatatatacataatatacatatatatacatacatatacatatatatatatatatatatatatatatatatatatatatatatttatttatttatttatttatcggtGTTAATTTGAGTTTTATATAGGttcattttctttaaaaaaattaatattttagatttttaaatttttttattttttaataatatctttaatttaaaaaataatctaaaatatttttttagttttttaccatttttaatctatttttagttattataatattttcattccgattgtttatgatttttaaataatatttatcatcttttataaatattattaaaaaataatcataaatgcCATCATATCATGCTTTTTTTATTGTTATTGCTTACAAACAATTacgatatcaaaattttaaacttataattagttcgattaaaattaaaatcgatttaattctttataatatttttaaagaagttttatggtgtcTTTGTTGTAGAGGCTAAAACATTATAATAggccaaaaatattataacaaaccAAAACACTATAACagacaaaaaattaaaaaaataatttaaatattttttaaaattagggaTCATGTGTGGAAAAAAATTGGAATATCAATTAGAAAATAACCAAAATATGGGGTTTTTTTTAGaatcaccatatatatatatatatatatgtatatatatatatatatatatatattccaatcaAAATTTTTACATGTTTTGGGACATACCTAAAAGGCCTATggattttaaataaaaatgataatagaGTCTAGTGTTCGTTTAATGTGTGTGCTGACGTGCAAAATTTGAGTGCACGTGGCTGGTCAAAGTCAAAAAGGACCACCATGTGGTGAGCCATGTTCCAATCTTTATTCGGATTGAATGTGCCGTACCGCTGGGGATGCCCATCAGCCATGTTAATTGTAATGCACGAGCAAACTGTGGAAAAGGACAGGGATTCATGTCTCACGTTTATGTGAAGATGACACCCAGTGGCTGCGGCTTCATCATCCACATCTTCAGCCGTAGCTCCTCTGTCTTGTGCGCCTTGCTGCATCAACAACAACACTGCAGCCAGCAGAGAATGAGCACATGAACTCGATTGATGGAGTTTGGATACTATGATGGTGACCACGATGCTGAGAACGTCGAGGTCTGCAGCTTTGTCCAATACATTTAAAACAAGAACTGTTTTCCAGGGATTGGATACTCTGAAGATGACACATCTTTAGCTGTAGCTCCTCTGTCTTGTGCGCCTTAGCTGCATCAACAACAACAGTGTAGCCAGCAGAGAATGAGCACATGAACTCAATTGATGGAGTTTGGATACTCTGATGCTGACCATGATGCTGAGAACGTCGAGGTCTATAGCTTTGTCAATTGCATTTAAACCAAGAACTGTTTTCCAGGGATTGAACTTTCAAGATGCATCCCGGCAAGAAACAAGAGAAACATACAGTTGTGGCAAATCCAACCTacaaacaaatgaaaaaaaaaaattgagaaagcAAGCAGAAGCAATTACCGACACAATTTTGTATATACTTCCTGCGTCTTTTTACCTCTGATGTTAGAGAAAGCTTAAAACTGACAACAGATAAAGCCCAGTAAAAGCAGTAgccaagaaaaaaatatatgtacatattcAATATGTGAAAAGAAAGTAGTTCTAGACCCTAAAATTAATTGTTAGTCATGGCAAGCCTTATAGAAGAATTCCTTTACCCGAAATGGTAAAGTATTTAAGTTCAAACAATATAATTTAGTATCAACTATCAAGATTATCCATGTAGGTCAATAGACGGATCTTCAGTTTCAGACATTTTCTGGAGTATTTCATGTTTCAGAGCATCTGAAACATTCATCCTGTGCCAAAGATTAATATTTCATCACAGGTATCATACTGCTCCCTAGCTGGACCAATATAGTATCATTTACCAATTATGCCAACCGTTTCTTAAAAAAGGGACAACCTCCAGGAAACGAGTGTCTTCTACCCTCTTCATCCTTTTTCATCCTCTTCTTTCCAGTTCTACATTTCTCTCCACTTCTCAGTGATGGCCACTGCTTGACAGCTTTGGAAGGAAGATTGAACAGAAGCAAACCCTAGATTCTAACTTAAGTTGAACCACTAGCCAGTTCAAGCTTGAGTCAGTTTGAAAATCACAAGCTGGACTAATCAACTGTTTAACTAGTATGATTTAAATAAAGCATTGAAGACTGGTTTTACCTGAATCACTGAATATTGCCTGGTAGTTGACTGTCGATGTACCAGTCCAGCATAGACCCCCTGGTACAGGCAATATACCATTAAAATCACAAGCTGGACCAGTCCAATACTTGAActgtatcatttaaagcattgaaGGCTGGTTTGCCCTGAATCACTGTATACCGCTAGACTGACCATGTAACACTCCAGCAGATACCACCTGGTACAAGTAGTATACCATGAGATTTTAAATCTTGTCGTGCACACATGTTTGAGATAACCCACTCATCTAAGTTAGAGCATACCTGCAACCAGTCATAATGGCCATATAGCTCAAGCAGAGACACCACAAGAATTGTATAAATCTTAGAACACCCGTCATCAGATGAAGTAGATATAACTAAATGATTCTTACGTATCAAAACAGAAGCAAGGATGATAAATAAAGGTATAAATGAGCATGATATTTTAGGTTTGAGTTATCTTGCTAATCaaatatgaactctatgattgatTTGCAACAAGGACATAAGTAACAACAGAGAGACTGAAAATTACAAAAATTTGAAGAAAACACATTAAGACTGGATGGATCACATATCAGGGAAGAGTATGATAAAAAACTTACCTTCCTCAGTAAAGGAGAAACCCAAGGGCTGGAAAGAATGAAACACCTAATAATCCATATTTTCCTGCTTTATTCATCAACTAGTAGAAGTTGCATCTAGTATAAAACCAACAACTGTAATCAAACACTACCTGAAAAATACAGCTTCGACAAGATAAGCACAGGATGGATTCTAACAGAACTCCAACAAAACTAAACTTAAATTCCAAAAAAAAGGAATATTATACTTTTCCATCCATATTTCAACGAATTAAGTTAAAAAGTCTCACAAAATCTAAagctcaaaattcatgacttcagAGGATGGAAAAATATGGTTCCAAGAGACTAAATAATTTAGTAGTTTTTGTTGCACAAGCCTAAAAGATGAGTTGGCTACAGAAAAGAGAAAGGATCTACAACTACTTTATTCTgttgtatatatattttcaattTCTGAAGTTCCAATGATATACAAAGTCTACAACTCATACAAGAAGTATCGGAAATATAGAGCAATATTTAAGCAACAAATTTAAGGCAAGTAAACCATAAATCTACTCTACAAGAAGGAAAAAGGAGGCATACATATTGTTTACTTCATCCAGGCTTTATGATTTAATCAAAGTTACTGGTAGAGAGTAAACTACCTTATTAATTTAAAAGAAAGTTGGCTTGAATCCATCAGTTGATACTGAATGTGCTCGAGGCACAAGAATGACCAAGAAACAGGGAAATTAAGAAAGACCACTTCTTTACTAATCAATTTCAAACCTGACAATGAACCTCAACCCAGAGAAGTACTGAAAGAGCATAAGTTGTGAAGAATGCAAGTTGGTAAATCAACAAGAATATGTTGAAGGACTTCAAAAATAGAAACGTTACAACCATTGTTGAACTGGACGCTCAGAGACAGCAGAAGAATGAAGTTAAAAGGGACCTCAATTCCAATTTGTTGGGCCTTACTTAGAAATGCGAAGATGATCGACCTCGTTGCAATCAAACAACAAAGCAACAACACTATCATAAGCAAAACAATATAACGCATGCACATTCAGGTGTAAACAACCAGTTGCACGGAAAACAAATGAAGAGGCACTAAAGCACACCACCATTTACCAAGGAATTCAAGAAATGGAACACCTTTTGCGTCGTCCAACAATATACTGGAACCCTATATTCGATTCAAATCAGTTGAATCTGCAAGATTTAATCTTTCGTTCTTCTTTCGACAACTTCAATCATTTTTTCCTTGTCGAAATCCTAAAATTTGAGTTTTCCCACCAAAAAAGATTAAATGAGTATTTGAACTGTCAAAGGCAATCCCTTATTATCTCAAAAGCAAACAAGATAAACCTTTTCAAAGATTACCAACGGGGCACCGATTGGTCGAATTAGCgaacgagcgagcgagagagagagagagagagaaaggatcgTTCGAAGATTATGAGAGCGGGAAGATCCAGTCCTGCCACAGAGCGGAGTCGTTAACCTTGTCTAATCAATTCTAGGGCTGTTGAGAAATAGGAACCGCCACCTTCGGCACGGCTGCGGCGATCGTACTCGTTCCTCAAGGTTCCTAAGGGTTTCAGATCTCCACGAATCAATGGTTGGAAAGCAATCGATCAGCGGCGCCAAGAAAACCAGAATAAGAAAGACCAAATAAACCGCCGGTCGATGAACACGAGACAGAAGGGGCAAAGTCGGCGGCGGGCGAAACCCGGTGGATTCGGAGGAGTACTTCTTTACCTACTCGCGTAACCTACCCGAAGCGTGATTGACTAGAAAACGTGGTACCCGCAAAGATCACAGACCGTTGGTCGAACACATCAGCACAAAGCGTGGGCATGTAATACGCAGTGAAGAAACCTCTCTTAACTATTTGTCCTTGCAAACATTAGTATAGcataatagtatatatatatatatatatatatatatatatatatatatatatatataattgctcGATCATGCACTTATTGTTCTACATTTTCATATGGTTCCTTAATGTTTAAGGAAAAGGAATGCAACTTCAGTAGTTAATATTCTTGTTCATCATAAGCTACATGATATTCTTAATTGCAAAAAATCTAAGAACATTCCAAACATGAGATACAAAGAAGAACATCTTTGTCACGAGTATCTCCTACTTCATGGAAATCTTCCTACCAATTACCATAGATCAGTGCTTAATGATACAGTGTAGACTTTGTCGTCTTCCTGAGAGTAACTTGGATCATTTCCTTGCGACATACCTGTACTTACTAGTAATGAAGGAACTCCTGGCCCTGCAAATGTATCATCATCAAAGGTCATATTAGGTTTCCCATTCAATAAGGGTTCCTTGAAACCACCTAGGTAACTATTCCCTAATCAAAATCACTGAGATAGATAAAATGCCTTGTAAGTTTATATTGAGCTTTTAAGATTTCTGATCTCCCAGTAAAGATCTTTCTCATGGTCTTAAGGCAGGCCATGAATCCAAAATCTGTATCTGCCCCctcattatttcatcaaatgtTTAACTAAAGACATATGTGCATACCTAAGGTTATCAAGCCATCCAACCCCAGAACATAATGCACCAGCATTCTCAAGCGATCAGCAAGCACAAAAAGAGAGCTCCATTCTGCATGATGGAAGAAGATAACCTTACTCAAACACCAATGTTATCAAGCCATTGAACAAGCATCTTTGTCGAAGGCCTCAGCTTGGGGGAGTCACTCAAGCAAAGACAAGCGATCTCAAGCATCTGCAGCAGCTGGCGCTCGACCGCCGTGTCGTGGATACACGGATCGAACACCTCTGCTTCCCTCGTCTCCTTCTTCATCTGGACAACCCACGACACCAACTCCCTCCCACCTTTCGGCTTGCACATATCTAGTGGCCTCTTCCCGGTGAGCAACTCCAGAAGAACGACGCCGAAGCTATATATGTCACCCTTGAAGGTGGCAACCGAGGACTGGCCATACTCAGGTGGGATGTAGCCCAAAGTGCCGACCAAATCGGTGGTGACATGCGTGTCATACGGCAGAATGAGCCGAGCAAGGCCGAAATCGGCCAGGTGAGCTTCGAACATTTCGTCGAGCAGGATGTTGCTCGACTTGATGTCGCGGTGCAGTATGTGCGGATCGCACGACTGGTGCAAGTACACCAATCCCCTTGCTGCTCCTTGTGCTATCCGAAGCCTTTTGCGCCAATCCAGCATAGATCCTCCTTCGACCTTCTCGTGAAGCCAGTAGTCCAAGCTTCCATTCTCCATGTATGAGTAGATCAGAAGTCTGTCACTCCCAATCTTGCAGTAACCTTGAAGCAGAACCAGGTTGCTGTGTTGAGCTCTGGAAAGAGCTTCTACCTCGGCCTGGAACTCCCTCTCCATCTGGCCGTAGTCGCCGGAGAGCCGCTTGATTGCCACGTTCCTCCCCCCTGGCAGAGTTGCTTTGTACACCAGTCCGAAGCCTCCACACCCAATGATGTTGGCCTGGTCGAAGTTGTTGCTTGATCTCAAGATGTCACTGATGCTTAGCTCCTTGTTGTCCTTGTTCTGAAACAGGAGCACTAAACTCGGCCCCCCTGCCTCTAAGCTTCCATTGCAATCTGCTATTGGCTTTACTGTGTCCTCCTTCCTGCGGTACCAAGTCCTTGAGACAAACAAGTAGATGAGAACCAGAAGAAAAGCTGTTCCGAATCCAGCTCCAGCGATTGTTCCAATGATCAAACCCCTATCCTGCCTTTGACCGCCGACTGTTTGATCCGGAGCTTCAGGTAGATCATGAGAACAAGAGTTCGAGTGATAGCCACAGAGACCTGGGTTCCCCTCGAAATCGGAGCTCGAGAAGGTCGAGAATTGGCCGCCGGTTGGGATGGAGCCACTCAAATTATTGTAGGCGACGCAGAAACTGGAAAGAAAATTCAACCTGGTTAGCGACAGAGGGATTCGTCCTGTGAGGTCATTGTGCGACAAATCTAAGCTCTCTAAGCTTGACATGCCCGATAACTCATCAGGTATGGTCCCTGACAGCTTGTTCTTGCTTAGGTCCAGTGCATGGAGCCTCTTCAGGTTGCCAAGCCCCGGCGGGATTGGTCCATCAAGCATGTTACTGCACAGAATCAAGGATGGTGGAAAGCTGCTGAGTTGGTTATACTGCAATCCCTTCCTACTGTTGTTCCTTTTGATGAAGAAGGGAAAATACTCTGTTGGAGGTCCTTGCTGTGAAGTATTGGAGGAGATGAGGCCCTTGGCATAAGCCAAACTTTCTGGGATCTCACCGCTGAGTGAATTGTTAGACAAATCCAAGTAGAAAAGGTGATGAAGATTCCCCATCCATGAAGGGATCGTCCCTTCCAAATGATTCCAAGACAAATCCAAGACCATCAATTTGGTGCAGTTGGCCAGCCATGGCGGCACTGATCCAGAAAGGCCGCAGTTTGCGATAACAAGAAGCTGTATCTGTCGAAATCCTTGAATCCCGTCCACTGGCATCGTCTCCCTGCCATGGAAGCTCATGGTGAGGACCAAACCGGTGAGTCTCGGGAGACCCTGCAGGGTCTCCATGGCCGAGGAGATGTTCGACAAGCTGTTGTTGGAGAGAGAGAGGTACGATAGCCAAACAAAATTCTTGAAGCTAATCGGGACTTCGCCGCTCAGGTTGTTCCTTGCAAGATTCAGAGTTCGCAGCGCCGCACACTGATGCATGCTATAAGGAATAGGGCCGGTGAAGGAGTTCGTTCCGAGATCAAGATAGCTCAAGCGAGTCATAATCGTGCA includes:
- the LOC135584304 gene encoding uncharacterized protein LOC135584304 — translated: MPRAMLLGAERRKEEKGLDFEPSDDDNRRAGMAESCKNVESSISTEEEYAVEVPKFGAQDKDGSCRESLELQKSERAPPHRLASAMVVPLSRPAPSKWDDAQKWITGPASNRVGSKAGGGTMKKSRLAGNGGGRGTTAKVILEVGRQAKKEIGGVKGGNWAAEPYAMVDSGMKPATTMENPATEIAVSLSQHDPLVSVKKVAAFITPTLPIRSASMRDMGTEMFPIPSQEPLQTGSPARETSPPTSSRPSTSGRTVPASTGQLQTAPAACCDDLNKTQSEEEILKKACREIMILGQQLDNENIAACASKEEETDASISLKTIPQNQSMRSVIEARAAAWEEAEQAKYLARFKREEIKIYAWKNHQKAKIEAEMKKIEVEVERTRAHALERLMNKVAAASHRAEKMRAAAQAQRNYQDATTAKQAEYIRRTGRIPSFFYWSCCFKPSSLLKYDVF
- the LOC103985767 gene encoding phytosulfokine receptor 1 produces the protein MVKKGVSLVSFWEQRWSFLFFFLFLQGLHTKSQGCYSGDLKVLLDFSRGLDSGVKSWSFNASSSDCCGWPGVSCEDSVDSGRRVIGLDIQNMSLKGSLSDSLTELDHLVHLNLSSNLFKGTVPSALFHLRRLELLDLSLNEFSGSIPVDLYLPSILVFDLSYNIFNGSLPAFTGSTKLTTLDVSFNAFSGSLDMSICSSSPGIRILRLSTNNFYGQLPEDVANCNSLEELYIDLNEISGNLPEALFKLSSLRTLNLQENQLSGRLSSSLGNLSNLEQLDLSLNSFSGYLPDVFDRLNKLQYLSSHSNGFGGHLPSSLSNLSSLRVLNLRNNSLAGEITLNCTIMTRLSYLDLGTNSFTGPIPYSMHQCAALRTLNLARNNLSGEVPISFKNFVWLSYLSLSNNSLSNISSAMETLQGLPRLTGLVLTMSFHGRETMPVDGIQGFRQIQLLVIANCGLSGSVPPWLANCTKLMVLDLSWNHLEGTIPSWMGNLHHLFYLDLSNNSLSGEIPESLAYAKGLISSNTSQQGPPTEYFPFFIKRNNSRKGLQYNQLSSFPPSLILCSNMLDGPIPPGLGNLKRLHALDLSKNKLSGTIPDELSGMSSLESLDLSHNDLTGRIPLSLTRLNFLSSFCVAYNNLSGSIPTGGQFSTFSSSDFEGNPGLCGYHSNSCSHDLPEAPDQTVGGQRQDRGLIIGTIAGAGFGTAFLLVLIYLFVSRTWYRRKEDTVKPIADCNGSLEAGGPSLVLLFQNKDNKELSISDILRSSNNFDQANIIGCGGFGLVYKATLPGGRNVAIKRLSGDYGQMEREFQAEVEALSRAQHSNLVLLQGYCKIGSDRLLIYSYMENGSLDYWLHEKVEGGSMLDWRKRLRIAQGAARGLVYLHQSCDPHILHRDIKSSNILLDEMFEAHLADFGLARLILPYDTHVTTDLVGTLGYIPPEYGQSSVATFKGDIYSFGVVLLELLTGKRPLDMCKPKGGRELVSWVVQMKKETREAEVFDPCIHDTAVERQLLQMLEIACLCLSDSPKLRPSTKMLVQWLDNIGV